Proteins from a single region of Gemmatimonas sp. UBA7669:
- a CDS encoding RNA polymerase sigma factor: MSQYTDGASRAVEWAARSAYGRLVATLVSRTRDLQAAEDALGDAFAAALQQWPQSGVPAHPDAWLLSVARRRLLDGRRHQAVRERVQPDLEHAASLLQDVSDVETATLPDRRAALLFACAHPAIDAAMHAPIMLQAVLGLEAEQVAAAFLVKPATMAQRLVRTKRKLRDAGIPFALPEPQDLASRVASVLDAIYAAFGTAWDAVAGGDTHHASLADEAIWLARVVVDALPQHAESLGLLSLMRFSAARTGARAPADGRYVPLDAQDPTAWDRAAIAEAEQLLERAAALRAPGRYQTEAAIQSLHVARRRGLEVPHGALLQLYDALWHYAPTIGVLVNRAVAVANTLGTTQALTMLDEVPDEVRASYQPWWALRAHLLAGLGQQHEAQRAYDRAIGLTVSAGAREFLLMRRRDVSASSTL, from the coding sequence GTGAGTCAGTACACCGACGGCGCCTCGCGCGCGGTAGAGTGGGCCGCGCGCAGCGCCTACGGTCGACTTGTCGCGACGCTCGTGTCGCGTACGCGGGATCTGCAGGCGGCAGAGGACGCGCTGGGTGATGCATTCGCTGCCGCCCTGCAGCAATGGCCGCAGTCCGGTGTGCCTGCACATCCGGACGCCTGGCTGTTGTCGGTGGCGCGTCGCCGGCTGCTGGATGGACGGCGGCATCAAGCCGTGCGCGAACGTGTGCAGCCCGATCTCGAGCATGCGGCGTCGCTGTTGCAGGATGTCTCCGACGTTGAGACGGCAACGTTGCCGGATCGCCGGGCTGCGCTGCTCTTTGCCTGCGCGCATCCCGCCATCGACGCGGCCATGCATGCGCCGATCATGCTGCAGGCCGTGCTCGGTCTCGAGGCCGAGCAGGTCGCGGCGGCGTTTCTGGTCAAGCCGGCCACCATGGCGCAGCGTCTGGTGCGTACCAAGCGAAAGCTGCGTGACGCCGGCATTCCGTTTGCACTCCCCGAACCGCAGGACCTCGCGTCGCGTGTTGCCTCGGTGCTGGACGCCATCTATGCGGCGTTTGGTACGGCGTGGGATGCGGTGGCTGGTGGCGACACCCACCACGCATCACTGGCCGACGAAGCGATCTGGCTCGCCCGTGTGGTGGTGGACGCGCTGCCGCAGCACGCCGAGTCGCTGGGCTTGCTGAGTCTGATGCGATTCAGCGCCGCACGGACCGGGGCGCGGGCTCCAGCCGACGGTCGGTATGTGCCGCTTGATGCACAGGATCCCACGGCGTGGGACCGGGCGGCCATTGCAGAAGCGGAGCAGTTGCTCGAACGCGCGGCTGCGCTGCGCGCGCCCGGGCGATACCAGACCGAAGCCGCCATTCAATCGTTGCACGTAGCACGGCGACGCGGACTTGAGGTCCCGCACGGCGCACTGCTCCAATTGTACGACGCGCTGTGGCACTATGCGCCGACGATCGGCGTGCTGGTGAACCGTGCGGTCGCAGTGGCCAACACGCTGGGCACGACGCAGGCCCTGACGATGCTTGATGAGGTGCCCGACGAGGTGCGAGCCAGCTACCAGCCCTGGTGGGCGCTGCGCGCGCATCTCCTCGCGGGGCTTGGGCAGCAGCATGAGGCGCAACGCGCCTACGATCGCGCCATTGGGCTCACGGTCAGTGCAGGCGCCCGCGAGTTCCTCTTGATGCGACGGCGTGACGTGAGCGCATCATCCACCCTGTGA
- a CDS encoding molybdopterin-dependent oxidoreductase, which produces MTTPQDALAARALRRHVEDAVVETSERLRERGAVSRRGFLHLLGVGAVAPMLAACDAQGTPGMRRLLKAVGKQNERFERWLLAQSDAVDRVPVGLRTAGRAFPSYFVSPQMPRWDAGTMGQWTLEVNGAVRRPLRLALPDLMRLSTRAQRVQHYCVEGWNAAVEFQGVPLASLLRMAQPTRDAAYVDFASFDSGYHESWDMESVMHPQTLVVLGKDGAPLSAEYGAPARVHSPIKLGYKNTKYLTRITLMPSPNGGYWSDKGYEWFGGT; this is translated from the coding sequence ATGACCACTCCGCAAGACGCATTGGCCGCGCGCGCCCTTCGGCGTCATGTCGAGGATGCGGTTGTCGAGACGTCCGAACGGCTGCGAGAACGCGGCGCCGTCAGTCGCCGCGGGTTTCTGCATCTGCTGGGCGTTGGCGCCGTGGCGCCCATGCTTGCGGCCTGCGATGCCCAAGGCACTCCCGGCATGCGCCGTTTGCTCAAGGCCGTAGGCAAACAGAACGAACGTTTCGAGCGGTGGTTGCTTGCACAGTCGGATGCAGTGGATCGTGTGCCGGTCGGACTGCGCACTGCCGGTCGCGCCTTCCCGTCGTACTTTGTGTCCCCGCAGATGCCGCGCTGGGACGCCGGTACGATGGGCCAATGGACGCTCGAGGTGAACGGTGCCGTGCGTCGACCGCTCCGTCTTGCCCTGCCCGATCTGATGCGTCTTTCCACACGTGCGCAGCGCGTGCAGCACTATTGCGTGGAGGGGTGGAACGCCGCCGTGGAGTTTCAGGGCGTCCCGCTGGCGAGTCTGCTGCGCATGGCGCAGCCTACGCGCGACGCGGCCTACGTGGACTTCGCGTCGTTCGACAGCGGCTACCACGAAAGCTGGGACATGGAGAGCGTCATGCATCCGCAGACGCTGGTCGTACTCGGCAAGGACGGCGCACCGCTGTCAGCCGAGTATGGCGCACCGGCCCGCGTGCACTCACCCATCAAGTTGGGCTACAAGAACACCAAGTACCTGACACGCATCACCCTCATGCCGTCGCCGAACGGCGGATACTGGAGCGACAAGGGCTACGAGTGGTTTGGTGGCACCTGA
- a CDS encoding cytochrome b/b6 domain-containing protein translates to MSTPSAGTARHHPIARLTHWVSAVAVLVMAASGLRIFNAYPAFAPKGLPAFAWWPWEGTPAPVWLTLGGWLGGARHWHFAMMWVLVLNALVYLVHLYHRGRWRTIVPRVNVWRDALEMARYYLYLRRDHPIQGKHNALQQVAYTSMLLCGAVLVLSGLAIWKPVTLGWLTRLLGGYALARWWHFSAMLALGALVVVHVVMVLTVDPYALRAMTTGKYDAERWSPEARNARPFSRWFPRKVT, encoded by the coding sequence ATGTCGACGCCGTCTGCCGGCACTGCCCGGCATCATCCGATTGCCCGCCTGACCCACTGGGTCAGCGCCGTGGCGGTGCTGGTCATGGCCGCCTCCGGGCTCCGCATTTTCAATGCATATCCAGCCTTCGCTCCCAAAGGCCTTCCGGCCTTTGCCTGGTGGCCCTGGGAAGGCACGCCGGCTCCAGTCTGGCTCACCTTGGGCGGCTGGTTGGGCGGCGCGCGACACTGGCACTTTGCCATGATGTGGGTGCTGGTGCTGAACGCGCTCGTCTACTTGGTGCACCTGTATCACCGGGGACGGTGGCGCACCATCGTGCCGCGTGTGAACGTGTGGCGTGATGCATTGGAGATGGCGCGCTACTACCTGTACCTCCGACGCGATCATCCCATTCAGGGCAAGCACAACGCGTTGCAGCAGGTGGCCTACACCAGCATGCTGCTGTGTGGTGCGGTCTTGGTGCTGAGTGGATTGGCCATCTGGAAGCCGGTCACGCTCGGATGGCTCACACGACTGCTCGGCGGCTATGCCCTGGCAAGGTGGTGGCACTTCTCTGCCATGCTCGCGCTCGGCGCGCTCGTCGTAGTGCACGTTGTCATGGTCCTGACCGTTGACCCCTACGCCCTCCGCGCGATGACAACGGGCAAGTACGATGCCGAGCGTTGGTCACCGGAGGCTCGCAATGCCCGACCCTTCTCCCGTTGGTTTCCGAGGAAGGTGACATGA
- a CDS encoding cytochrome c biogenesis protein CcdA — MALPSVSELLVAQPLVAYPVVFAGGVLTSLTPCIYPMIPITVAVVGGQGATGVGGDGTARNRRRTLALTAAYVLGLSMAYAALGLLAGLTGSLFGSVSTNNWLLLGMANLLLLFAFMMLDVLPVPLPQKLLQRAAGMDTGGRVAGAFGMGAASGLVAAPCGAPVMATLLTWVAATNSAWRGFSYLFVFSLGMCSLLVVIGLTAGTLSRLPRAGAWMLRVRQFFALIMVGMAQYYLLQAGQVWF, encoded by the coding sequence ATGGCCTTGCCGTCTGTATCCGAACTGCTGGTCGCGCAGCCACTCGTCGCCTATCCGGTGGTGTTCGCCGGCGGCGTGCTCACCAGCCTCACGCCCTGCATCTATCCCATGATTCCCATCACCGTGGCGGTCGTGGGTGGACAGGGCGCGACAGGAGTCGGTGGTGATGGCACGGCCCGCAATCGTCGCCGAACCCTGGCGCTCACGGCGGCTTATGTACTCGGGCTGTCCATGGCGTATGCCGCCCTCGGGTTGTTGGCGGGCCTCACCGGATCACTGTTCGGGTCGGTGAGCACAAACAATTGGTTGTTGCTGGGCATGGCCAATCTGCTGTTGCTGTTCGCGTTCATGATGCTCGACGTCCTGCCCGTGCCGTTGCCGCAGAAGTTGCTGCAACGCGCAGCCGGCATGGATACAGGCGGACGGGTTGCTGGCGCGTTTGGCATGGGTGCCGCGTCAGGATTGGTGGCCGCACCCTGTGGTGCTCCGGTCATGGCAACGCTGCTGACCTGGGTAGCCGCCACCAACAGCGCATGGCGTGGCTTCAGCTACCTGTTCGTGTTCTCGCTCGGCATGTGCAGTCTGCTCGTAGTCATTGGGCTGACGGCCGGAACGCTGTCGCGCCTGCCACGCGCCGGCGCCTGGATGCTGCGTGTCAGGCAGTTCTTCGCCCTCATCATGGTTGGCATGGCGCAGTACTATCTGCTGCAGGCCGGTCAGGTGTGGTTCTGA
- a CDS encoding TlpA family protein disulfide reductase: MTRRYTLRSFVGLAALSLVSLSPLSSATAQDGGIAVGSMAPAVTPLEQLDGKTFDLSAVVGKRPVVMEFWATWCPLCRKLEPALQRAREQYGDRVTFVGIGVPDNQSPERQRTYVDERKMSGTFVFDRERVAMKAYQVPHTSYVVVLDASGKVVYTGVGGDQDIDAAIRRAIPAR, encoded by the coding sequence ATGACTCGTCGTTACACGCTCCGTTCGTTCGTCGGCCTGGCTGCCCTGTCGCTGGTCAGTCTTTCTCCGCTCTCGAGTGCAACCGCCCAGGATGGTGGCATTGCGGTTGGCAGCATGGCGCCTGCAGTGACGCCGTTGGAACAGCTCGACGGCAAGACGTTTGATTTGTCGGCTGTGGTTGGCAAGCGGCCCGTGGTCATGGAATTCTGGGCCACGTGGTGCCCCTTGTGCCGAAAGCTCGAGCCGGCGTTGCAACGCGCACGGGAGCAGTATGGCGACCGCGTGACGTTCGTCGGCATCGGCGTGCCGGACAACCAGTCGCCCGAGCGTCAGCGGACATACGTGGATGAACGCAAGATGTCGGGTACGTTTGTATTTGATCGTGAGCGCGTGGCGATGAAGGCATATCAGGTGCCGCACACGTCGTACGTGGTTGTGCTCGATGCCAGTGGCAAGGTGGTCTACACCGGTGTCGGCGGCGATCAGGACATCGACGCGGCTATCCGCCGCGCCATCCCTGCGCGGTAA
- a CDS encoding sigma-70 family RNA polymerase sigma factor, whose protein sequence is MSASRLGKDAERDAAFEREALACLPDVARFARSLTRDQTQAEDLVQETFLRAYAGYHTFQSGSNIRRWLFSICHHAFLRVAQREQRLVLTEKGEDAELEVLAAVHDHAAAHRAGVDRLIRHIDIGPAIRAAIDDLLPVYRCTVLLVDVDGMTYEEAAEVLGVPTGTVRSRLFRARRLLQQRLLAHARDAGVVSAPSSPSAETQP, encoded by the coding sequence ATGAGTGCGTCGCGTCTCGGTAAGGATGCGGAACGTGACGCCGCGTTTGAGCGGGAGGCGCTGGCGTGTCTGCCAGACGTCGCCCGCTTTGCGCGCTCGCTCACTCGTGATCAAACCCAGGCCGAAGATCTGGTGCAGGAGACCTTCCTGCGCGCCTATGCCGGGTACCACACATTCCAGTCAGGATCCAACATCCGCCGATGGCTGTTCAGCATCTGCCATCACGCCTTTCTCCGCGTGGCGCAGCGTGAGCAACGCCTCGTGCTGACCGAAAAGGGAGAGGATGCCGAGCTCGAAGTACTGGCGGCCGTACATGATCACGCGGCTGCCCACCGGGCCGGTGTGGACCGCCTCATTCGCCACATTGATATTGGCCCGGCCATTCGGGCCGCCATCGACGACTTGCTGCCGGTGTACCGCTGTACCGTGCTGCTGGTTGATGTCGATGGCATGACCTACGAGGAAGCCGCCGAGGTACTCGGCGTGCCAACGGGCACGGTGCGTTCGCGGCTGTTCCGCGCTCGGCGTCTGCTGCAGCAGCGGCTTCTGGCCCACGCCCGCGATGCCGGCGTGGTAAGCGCCCCCTCCTCACCTTCAGCCGAAACCCAGCCATGA
- a CDS encoding zf-HC2 domain-containing protein, giving the protein MTTSPAGSAVNEIGCRATVLRLWDYLDNALADSQRLEVDRHLRDCSACAEHFGFARAFLDALPASWPMPTDTDPLRRRVVERLREEGFSLP; this is encoded by the coding sequence ATGACCACGTCACCTGCCGGGAGTGCTGTCAACGAAATCGGCTGCCGGGCCACGGTCCTCCGACTGTGGGACTACCTGGATAACGCGCTGGCCGACTCGCAGCGCCTCGAGGTGGACCGGCATCTGCGTGACTGCTCAGCCTGCGCGGAGCATTTCGGTTTCGCGCGCGCCTTCCTCGATGCCTTGCCGGCCTCATGGCCCATGCCGACCGACACCGACCCCCTGCGCCGCCGGGTCGTGGAGCGTCTGCGCGAAGAGGGTTTCAGCCTCCCCTGA
- a CDS encoding ligase-associated DNA damage response exonuclease, with amino-acid sequence MSQLLTITDRGLYCEAGDFFIDPWRPVPRAVVTHAHGDHLTWGCERYLVSREGEAVTRERLGQWARGAESRPYGQSTTINGVTVSLHPAGHILGSAQVRVEHRGEVWVVSGDYKTDPDPTCTPWEPVRCHTFITESTFGLPIYRWSSQAQVFADINAWWAANAAEHRVSLLCGYALGKAQRMLAGLDPTIGPILLHGAVDRMTTLYRAAGVALPATRHATEATADAATRALATQGALLIAPPSVIGTTWLRRFGELRTAFASGWMRVRGARRRRGVDAGFTLSDHVDWPQLLAAIDATGAEQVWVTHGFTDQVVRWLREHGRDAHVLPTHWGDSEQEERGDAE; translated from the coding sequence ATGTCCCAGCTCCTGACCATCACCGATCGCGGTCTCTACTGCGAGGCGGGTGACTTCTTCATCGACCCGTGGCGGCCCGTTCCCCGCGCGGTGGTCACGCACGCACATGGTGATCACCTCACCTGGGGCTGCGAGCGCTATCTCGTGTCCCGTGAGGGCGAAGCCGTCACTCGCGAGCGCCTGGGCCAGTGGGCACGGGGGGCGGAGTCGCGACCCTATGGTCAATCCACGACCATCAACGGGGTGACCGTTTCGCTGCATCCGGCCGGACACATTCTGGGTTCGGCGCAGGTGCGCGTAGAGCATCGCGGAGAGGTGTGGGTCGTTTCGGGTGACTACAAGACCGACCCGGATCCGACCTGCACGCCGTGGGAGCCGGTGCGCTGTCACACGTTCATTACCGAAAGCACCTTCGGCCTGCCCATCTATCGCTGGTCATCGCAGGCGCAGGTGTTCGCGGACATCAATGCCTGGTGGGCGGCCAATGCGGCGGAGCACCGCGTGTCGCTGCTCTGTGGCTACGCCCTGGGCAAGGCGCAGCGTATGCTGGCCGGTCTCGATCCAACGATTGGCCCCATTCTGCTGCATGGCGCGGTCGATCGCATGACGACGCTGTACCGTGCCGCCGGCGTGGCCCTGCCAGCCACGCGGCATGCCACCGAGGCCACCGCCGATGCGGCAACGCGGGCGCTGGCCACACAGGGCGCGCTGCTCATTGCTCCGCCGAGTGTGATCGGCACCACCTGGCTTCGCCGATTCGGTGAGCTGCGAACGGCCTTTGCGAGTGGCTGGATGCGTGTGCGCGGCGCGCGGCGGCGACGGGGCGTGGATGCGGGGTTCACGCTGTCCGACCATGTCGACTGGCCGCAGCTGCTGGCGGCCATTGACGCCACGGGCGCGGAGCAGGTTTGGGTCACGCATGGCTTCACCGATCAGGTGGTGCGGTGGTTGCGCGAGCACGGGCGCGACGCACATGTGCTGCCGACGCACTGGGGCGATAGCGAGCAGGAAGAACGCGGCGATGCGGAATGA
- a CDS encoding ATP-dependent DNA ligase has product MKAFAALFDAIDATTATNEKVAALVAYFRVATPADAAWAAALLLGRRPKRLVKAGDLRTWGAEAAAVPSWLFEECYAQAGDLAETIALLVTDDPLTTADHRSRHAEATDSLAWWIESRLLPLAAMPVDAQREVLHEAWRTLNGSARFVFNKLLTGGFRVGVSDGLVVRALAQISGLSPDTVQHRLMGQWEPSAAWYAGLLQPEDAAERWSRPYPFFLAHPLTGEPDALGAVQDWQVEWKWDGIRCQLVKRHGRVLLWSRGEELLAGRFPEVEASATWIPDGTVLDGELLAWRDGVPMPFTALQRRINRKTVGRALLRDVPCHLLVYDCLESDGQDVRNAALHTRRDLAEAVVMALPSGASIGLSPAVAVHSWQDVTSVRDASRAQQAEGLMLKRSASAYGVGRKVGDWWKWKVEPFRVDAVLVYAQAGHGRRAGLYTDYTFAIWDGGTLVPFAKAYSGLSDSEIREVDRFIRANTLEKFGPVRTVQPALVFELAFEGIQRSPRHKSGIAVRFPRIARWRRDKTAADADRLDTVRALISA; this is encoded by the coding sequence ATGAAGGCCTTCGCTGCCCTTTTTGATGCCATCGACGCCACCACCGCGACCAACGAGAAGGTGGCGGCACTTGTCGCCTACTTTCGGGTGGCAACGCCCGCCGATGCCGCCTGGGCTGCTGCGCTGCTGCTTGGACGTCGCCCCAAACGCCTCGTCAAAGCGGGTGATCTGCGGACGTGGGGCGCGGAGGCGGCGGCCGTCCCGTCGTGGCTGTTTGAGGAGTGTTACGCGCAGGCAGGCGATCTGGCGGAAACCATCGCCCTGCTGGTCACGGACGATCCTCTCACTACCGCCGATCATCGATCTCGGCATGCTGAGGCCACCGACTCGCTGGCCTGGTGGATTGAGTCACGGCTCCTTCCGTTGGCCGCCATGCCGGTGGACGCGCAGCGTGAAGTGCTGCACGAGGCGTGGCGCACTCTGAATGGCAGCGCGCGATTTGTATTCAACAAGCTGCTCACCGGCGGCTTTCGAGTTGGCGTTTCCGACGGCCTCGTCGTCCGCGCCCTCGCGCAGATCAGCGGACTTTCGCCCGACACGGTGCAGCACCGCCTGATGGGACAGTGGGAACCCTCTGCAGCATGGTACGCCGGACTTCTCCAGCCCGAGGATGCCGCTGAGCGATGGAGTCGGCCCTATCCGTTCTTCCTCGCGCATCCGCTGACTGGCGAGCCTGATGCCCTCGGCGCCGTGCAGGATTGGCAAGTCGAATGGAAGTGGGACGGCATTCGCTGCCAGCTGGTCAAGCGCCACGGCCGTGTGCTCCTGTGGAGTCGTGGCGAGGAACTGCTGGCGGGCCGATTCCCTGAAGTGGAGGCCAGTGCCACCTGGATACCGGATGGCACGGTGCTCGACGGTGAATTGCTGGCCTGGCGAGATGGCGTGCCCATGCCGTTCACGGCTCTGCAGCGCCGCATCAATCGCAAGACGGTTGGCCGTGCGCTGTTGCGTGACGTCCCCTGTCACTTGCTGGTGTACGACTGTCTCGAATCGGACGGCCAGGATGTACGCAACGCCGCATTGCACACCCGTCGTGACCTGGCTGAGGCAGTGGTGATGGCCCTGCCGTCCGGTGCCAGCATTGGATTGTCGCCTGCGGTCGCTGTGCACAGCTGGCAGGACGTGACGAGTGTCCGTGATGCGTCGCGGGCGCAGCAGGCCGAGGGCCTCATGCTCAAGCGCAGTGCGTCCGCGTACGGTGTGGGCCGCAAGGTGGGCGACTGGTGGAAGTGGAAAGTCGAGCCGTTTCGTGTTGACGCGGTACTCGTGTACGCGCAAGCTGGCCACGGCCGCCGCGCGGGGCTCTACACCGACTACACCTTCGCGATATGGGACGGTGGTACGCTGGTGCCCTTCGCCAAGGCCTACAGCGGTCTCAGCGACAGTGAAATCCGCGAAGTGGATCGCTTCATCCGCGCCAATACGCTGGAAAAGTTCGGACCGGTGCGCACGGTGCAGCCCGCGCTGGTGTTCGAGCTCGCGTTCGAGGGCATTCAACGCAGCCCCCGCCACAAGAGCGGCATCGCAGTGCGCTTTCCGCGCATCGCCCGGTGGCGGCGCGACAAGACCGCGGCCGATGCGGACCGTCTGGACACCGTGCGCGCACTGATCTCCGCATGA
- a CDS encoding ligase-associated DNA damage response DEXH box helicase, with product MIHGGLVEEWFARREWTPFDFQREVWDAYGRGESGLIHAATGTGKTYAAFLGAVAEALREFRDARTTARKPRRRAEAAPLRVLWLTPLRALAADTEQALRLPVEELGMPWTVESRTGDTSSALRARQRERLPTVLVTTPESLSLLLCREDHATLFADLRCVVVDEWHELLSTKRGVQVELGLARLRALCPALRTWGVSATLGNLGDAADTLLGTDRDGAPRPRRLVRGVVPKTVEVEALLPETMDRFPWAGHLNTKLLPEVMRRLEAASSAIVFTNTRSQCEIWFQSLIAANPDWFAFAALHHGSLSRAQREDVEDGLRTGRYRVVVATSSLDLGVDFAPVDLVMQIGSPKGVARLLQRAGRSGHGPGRVSRIVCVPTHAFELVEVAAARAAIEAGSIESRDPLDRPLDLLAQHLVTLALGGGFTRDAVLAELRSTRAYRLLTEEELDWVLEFVTHGGTALRAYPEYAKVQCVDGVYRVTDRRVAQRHLLNIGTIVSDHAIAVQYLSGRRLGTIEESFVARLTPGDKFFFAGTALEFVRMRDLTAWVRKAKGHVGAVPRWMGARMPLSTELAAAVRASLEQARNGVFDTPEMEAVRPVLEMQAQRSAIPRPDELLIERTETRDGHHLFVYPFEGRLVHEGLAALWAYRLAQFTPLSFSFSCNDYGFELLSPDPAPLAEALEHGLLSTAHLLHDVTNALNAAELARRQFREVARVAGLVFSGFPGQNKSARHLQASSSLLYDVFVNHDPGNLLVAQARREVLERQLEASRLGRVLARLAESAVRVVDVERPTPLAFPLMIDMTRAKLSTEKLADRVRRMTVAAEKPTRSGMASVFRLGGERP from the coding sequence ATGATACACGGCGGACTGGTTGAGGAATGGTTTGCCCGTCGCGAGTGGACGCCCTTCGACTTCCAGCGTGAGGTGTGGGACGCCTACGGACGTGGCGAGTCCGGTCTCATTCACGCCGCGACGGGCACCGGCAAGACCTATGCAGCCTTCCTTGGCGCCGTTGCCGAAGCGCTCCGGGAATTCCGCGACGCACGTACAACCGCGCGCAAGCCGCGCCGCCGCGCGGAGGCGGCGCCCCTTCGTGTGCTGTGGCTCACGCCACTGCGCGCACTGGCCGCCGACACCGAGCAGGCCTTGCGGCTGCCGGTTGAGGAGCTCGGCATGCCGTGGACCGTGGAGTCCCGCACTGGCGATACATCCAGCGCGCTACGCGCGAGGCAACGCGAGCGACTCCCCACCGTGTTGGTCACCACGCCCGAGTCGTTGTCACTGCTGCTCTGCCGCGAGGACCACGCGACGCTGTTCGCCGACTTGCGCTGCGTGGTGGTGGATGAGTGGCACGAACTGCTCTCCACCAAGCGTGGCGTACAGGTGGAGCTTGGGTTGGCCCGGCTTCGTGCACTGTGTCCCGCACTTCGCACCTGGGGCGTCTCAGCCACGCTGGGCAATCTGGGCGACGCGGCGGACACGCTGCTCGGTACTGACCGCGACGGCGCGCCGCGTCCACGCCGCCTCGTGCGTGGCGTCGTGCCCAAGACCGTGGAAGTCGAGGCCCTGCTGCCCGAGACCATGGATCGCTTTCCGTGGGCCGGTCATTTGAACACCAAGCTGCTACCGGAGGTCATGCGACGGCTGGAGGCCGCATCAAGCGCCATTGTGTTCACCAATACCCGCTCGCAGTGCGAGATCTGGTTTCAAAGTCTCATCGCTGCCAACCCGGACTGGTTTGCCTTTGCGGCGCTGCATCACGGGTCACTGTCCCGGGCACAGCGTGAAGATGTCGAAGACGGCCTCCGCACCGGACGATACCGCGTGGTGGTGGCTACGAGTTCGCTGGATCTTGGAGTGGACTTCGCGCCGGTGGATCTGGTCATGCAGATTGGCAGTCCCAAGGGCGTGGCGCGACTGCTGCAACGCGCCGGTCGCTCGGGTCATGGACCCGGTCGGGTCTCACGCATCGTCTGTGTGCCAACCCACGCCTTCGAACTGGTGGAGGTGGCAGCGGCACGGGCCGCCATTGAGGCGGGGAGCATCGAAAGCCGCGATCCGCTTGACCGACCGCTCGACTTGCTGGCCCAGCATCTGGTGACACTCGCACTGGGCGGTGGCTTCACGCGCGACGCGGTGCTGGCCGAGCTGCGGAGCACACGGGCCTATCGACTGCTCACCGAAGAGGAGCTCGACTGGGTGCTCGAGTTCGTGACCCATGGTGGGACCGCGCTCCGGGCCTATCCGGAGTACGCCAAGGTGCAGTGTGTGGATGGTGTCTATCGCGTGACGGATCGGCGCGTGGCACAACGTCATCTGCTCAACATCGGTACCATTGTGAGTGACCACGCCATTGCCGTGCAGTACTTGTCGGGACGTCGCCTGGGCACGATCGAGGAGTCCTTTGTGGCGCGCCTGACACCCGGTGACAAGTTCTTCTTTGCCGGTACGGCCTTGGAGTTTGTGCGCATGCGCGATCTCACGGCCTGGGTGCGCAAGGCCAAGGGGCACGTGGGCGCGGTGCCGCGCTGGATGGGCGCCCGTATGCCGCTCAGCACCGAGCTGGCCGCCGCGGTGCGCGCGTCGCTGGAGCAGGCGCGCAACGGCGTGTTTGACACGCCAGAGATGGAGGCGGTGCGTCCGGTGCTGGAGATGCAAGCCCAGCGCAGTGCCATTCCGCGTCCGGACGAGTTGCTCATTGAACGCACGGAAACGCGCGATGGGCATCATCTATTTGTCTATCCCTTCGAGGGACGACTCGTGCATGAGGGCCTGGCTGCGCTTTGGGCCTACCGGCTGGCGCAGTTCACGCCCCTGTCATTCTCATTCAGTTGCAACGACTACGGCTTTGAGCTGCTCAGTCCCGACCCGGCGCCACTCGCGGAAGCCTTGGAGCACGGGCTGCTGTCCACCGCGCACTTGCTGCACGACGTGACCAATGCCCTCAACGCCGCGGAATTGGCGCGCCGACAGTTTCGCGAGGTGGCGCGCGTGGCGGGCTTGGTGTTCTCGGGATTTCCGGGCCAGAACAAGAGTGCCCGACACCTGCAGGCCTCGAGTTCACTGCTGTACGACGTGTTTGTGAACCACGATCCCGGCAACCTGCTTGTGGCACAGGCGCGACGTGAGGTACTGGAGCGCCAACTGGAGGCCAGCCGTCTTGGGCGGGTGCTCGCACGTCTGGCCGAGAGCGCGGTGCGTGTCGTTGACGTAGAGCGCCCTACGCCGCTGGCGTTTCCGCTCATGATTGACATGACCCGCGCGAAGCTGAGTACCGAAAAGCTGGCCGATCGGGTGCGGCGCATGACCGTGGCAGCGGAGAAGCCGACGCGCTCCGGTATGGCCAGTGTGTTCCGGCTTGGTGGGGAGCGGCCGTGA